One genomic window of Parasteatoda tepidariorum isolate YZ-2023 chromosome 9, CAS_Ptep_4.0, whole genome shotgun sequence includes the following:
- the LOC139426535 gene encoding uncharacterized protein — MIAPRRPSGNGQAERTAETVKDALRRIVRGNWRKRLAKLLLQQHCTPTTTISARPAELLMRRKLRTVLDRLHPDLTTERKLRQEQDAYIKNADSLPRSFSADDPVFVRNYGQGPKGFSATVIKPTGPVSYQAVTTVGEIVKRHVDQMRRRIPDPLTVPSDPSVASPPAPSYATEVPSSIPSSADSQSVVV; from the coding sequence ATGATCGCACCAAGACGTCCGTCCGGAAATGGTCAGGCTGAAAGAACAGCTGAGACCGTGAAAGATGCCCTAAGACGTATTGTGAGGGGAAATTGGAGGAAGCGTTTAGCCAAATTACTTCTTCAACAACATTGCACTCCTACCACAACAATAAGTGCTCGTCCTGCGGAACTGTTGATGAGGAGGAAGCTAAGGACCGTCTTAGATAGACTCCATCCAGATCTGACGACCGAGAGGAAGTTGAGACAGGAGCAAGATGCGTATATAAAAAATGCCGATTCTCTTCCAAGATCGTTCAGTGCCGACGATCCAGTCTTTGTGAGAAACTATGGACAGGGTCCAAAGGGGTTTTCAGCAACGGTAATTAAACCCACTGGTCCAGTTTCCTACCAAGCTGTGACAACAGTAGGCGAGATAGTTAAACGTCATGTGGATCAAATGCGGAGGCGTATTCCTGATCCGTTGACTGTTCCGTCTGATCCTAGTGTAGCATCTCCACCAGCACCGAGTTATGCAACTGAAGTACCATCTTCCATTCCTTCTAGTGCGGATTCTCAGAGTGTAGTGGTTTAA
- the LOC107444674 gene encoding delta-latroinsectotoxin-Lt1a-like — protein MFLHRRQSTMHVNEFLSAVATANITNQSEINSRLKRDLNEIAERKQQCQILEYASIATELVGNLASDVSDIPVVGEVAGVYTAGISMVSHVAKAGMDIASQALDCDDVNFDEIKEIMDERFNEVDRKLDKSMEALEEVSRLVSKTMLIVDQTRVMMREGFDKILDAIENKELKDSINKIKNFVKYFENEKRAMRSLPEDQYIFKLQEPNSVLTYLRNTRLPNEDSLHSALHKIIDSDYAIPKNANDSKAFSALHALFHGAQTYVSIMFFLLKEHSYLADYNYQKGDMEEFNKQFDTLKSIFEDFQTSLTGGTSNNSFLDKAIETLNKAKDKAFVKDLESKLYQELSHREGNLRKLKREIKSIKLPIISDVPKTAAQISFEDSALSTPHGDWEDRAKVRYAVQLEKNGLFSKLSEWTEPVFVQGKANPTLKFPIDLKRRKRLVFRKFNDNKPQLVGVLSKLQILFKDINRDLYNAAGRVDKKLALKEINLLIENGADINAVFDSDRSVMHAAAKSGNDKAALRILSNNSSINLNVKDKKGFTPMHLAADAGQKEFIQMLVQHGGDINAKTKTDHLTPLHIATRNGFDKTVLILMANENLQINAKDKSGFTPLHYVIQGGAKVLEALLSSKETDVNTKSESGLTPFHLAIMNSDQEVAEVLEDSQALDVNAGDNNGLTALHFACMAENTKMIEFLMSRKGIDVNAVTQDKKWSPLHLSIYFRKETSASEIMKDARTDVNIFASENITPLHISVATGQLNIITGLLDRRANIEAKTIEGFTPLHLAALRPEPTISSLLLRNGANINSKSNDGSTPLHLATKAERIETLTNLLNKGADSRSVDHNNLLPIQIAIQNYNTDIIRKFMNHDRIIVNPKTEEFLIHNNKILSFTFSTLVRYLYHYYLNKDSPEYQEFRDMTPYQIFEKQGKIEMLKVLMEGSEEVKILPIIVNGIDNIAKHCVTKTTNQDDSKDTVDPCVSSRHVRRHILSDLKNSVKKLLKSSVYNSVLSDASFNRMNGAHQNKLEYRNKNVRIIQSPDSVKTSYQMKNITQTLSEYRNNNKQAVQSTDSRKAFTWMKSITQNHSEYLNNKRNIQPTDNVKTFNLMKNITQNLSEYRNNNIQAFQSTEKTFNFFKVNSTANLDTNGILLLLDTFIRKLTAKKHDFMYYKTVSDLEIQAKALNITEDLEQFVNALGVIKANVQIDFFEIYSMIYKSLHSGNVAKFTEKLCSLLKDILQPFQIEIFLSKLFENVTLD, from the coding sequence atgtttttacatagGAGACAATCTACCATGCATGTTAACGAATTTCTCTCAGCCGTAGCAACAGCTAATATTACTAATCAATCAGAAATAAATTCACGTCTGAAACGAGATTTGAACGAAATAGCAGAAAGAAAACAGCAATGCCAAATTTTAGAATACGCTTCCATAGCTACAGAATTAGTTGGAAATCTAGCTTCAGATGTCAGCGACATACCAGTAGTCGGAGAAGTTGCAGGTGTTTACACCGCGGGAATATCCATGGTGAGCCACGTTGCCAAAGCTGGCATGGACATTGCATCGCAAGCATTAGACTGCGATGACGTAAATTTCGACGAAATCAAAGAAATCATGGATGAAAGATTTAATGAAGTTGACAGAAAATTGGACAAAAGCATGGAAGCGCTAGAAGAAGTTTCCAGATTGGTGAGTAAAACCATGTTGATTGTTGATCAAACTAGAGTCATGATGAGGGAGggatttgataaaatattggaTGCAATAGAAAATAAGGAACTAAAAGACagtatcaataaaatcaaaaatttcgtAAAGTATTTTGAGAATGAAAAGAGAGCAATGCGTAGTCTTCCTGAagatcaatacatttttaaactgcaAGAACCAAACAGTGTACTCACATATTTAAGAAACACTAGGCTTCCAAATGAAGACAGCCTGCATTCTGCTTTACATAAAATCATCGATAGTGACTATGCTATTCCCAAAAATGCTAATGACTCTAAAGCATTCTCAGCATTGCATGCTTTATTTCACGGTGCACAGACATATGTATCgattatgtttttcttattgaaaGAGCATTCTTATTTAGCTGATTACAATTATCAAAAGGGTGATATGGAAGAATTTAATAAGCAGTTTGATACTTTGAAATCCATATTTGAAGATTTCCAAACTTCACTAACTGGTGGAACttctaataattcttttctGGATAAAGCTATCGAAACATTAAACAAGGCTAAAGACAAAGCCTTTGTTAAAGATCTGGAAAGTAAATTATATCAAGAATTATCACATAGAGAGGGAAATTTACGTAAacttaaaagagaaattaaaagcataaagCTACCTATCATCAGCGACGTGCCGAAAACTGCTGCTCAAATATCGTTTGAAGATTCCGCACTTTCTACACCTCACGGGGATTGGGAAGACAGAGCCAAAGTAAGGTACGCTGTGCAACTGGAAAAGAATggtcttttttcaaaattaagtgaATGGACGGAGCCAGTATTTGTGCAAGGTAAAGCAAATCCCACGCTTAAATTTCCAATTGATCTTAAAAGAAGAAAGAGACTTGTCTTCAGAAAGTTTAATGACAATAAACCTCAGCTAGTAGGAGTCTTGAGTAAATTACAGATACTATTCAAGGATATAAATAGAGATCTTTACAACGCAGCTGGAAGGGTTGATaagaaattagcattaaaagaaataaacttactGATAGAAAACGGTGCTGATATCAACGCGGTGTTTGATTCGGATAGAAGTGTAATGCATGCTGCAGCGAAAAGTGGTAATGATAAAGCAGCTTTGAGGATTTTGTCGAATAATAGTTCAATAAACTTAAATGTAAAGGACAAAAAGGGTTTTACCCCGATGCATTTAGCTGCTGATGCAGGTCAAAAGGAGTTTATACAAATGCTCGTACAACATGGAGGTGATATTAATGCAAAAACTAAAACAGATCACTTGACACCATTACACATAGCAACACGAAATGGGTTTGATAAAACTGTTTTGATATTAATGGCAAATGAAAATCTACAGATCAACGCTAAAGATAAGTCAGGTTTTACTCCCTTGCACTATGTAATCCAAGGTGGTGCTAAAGTTCTAGAAGCTCTGTTGTCAAGCAAGGAAACTGATGTTAATACAAAATCTGAGAGTGGCCTGACTCCTTTTCATTTGGCTATTATGAACAGTGATCAAGAAGTTGCTGAAGTTCTGGAAGATAGTCAAGCTCTGGATGTAAATGCTGGAGATAACAACGGTTTGACTGCCCTTCACTTTGCTTGTATGGCTGAAAATACGAAAATGATTGAGTTCCTTATGTCTAGAAAGGGAATTGACGTCAATGCTGTGACACAGGATAAAAAATGGTCTCCCTTGCacttatctatatattttagaaaagagACTTCTGCTTCAGAAATAATGAAAGATGCAAGGACAGATGTCAACATTTTTGCGAGTGAAAACATCACGCCATTACATATATCAGTTGCAACCGGACAGTTGAACATTATCACTGGACTACTTGATCGGAGAGCAAACATTGAAGCTAAGACTATTGAAGGTTTTACCCCTCTACATCTTGCAGCCCTCAGACCTGAACCTACTATCTCCTCTTTGTTGCTTAGAAATGGTGCTAATATAAATTCGAAATCAAACGATGGATCAACACCTTTGCATCTTGCCACAAAAGCAGAGAGAATCGAAACACTgactaatttattaaacaaaggaGCTGATTCCAGATCAGTGGATCACAACAATCTGCTACCGATACAAATAGCGATACAGAATTACAATACAGATATCATTAGGAAGTTTATGAATCATGATCGTATTATTGTTAACCCAAAAACTGAAGAATTCTTAattcataacaataaaattctttcattcaCATTTAGCACTCTTGTTAGATACTTGTACCACTATTACTTGAATAAGGATTCTCCAGAATATCAGGAATTTAGGGACATGACTCCCTATCAAATATTTGAGAAGCAaggaaaaatagaaatgttaaaaGTTCTTATGGAGGGCTCAGAAGAAGTAAAGATACTTCCTATCATTGTTAATGGTATTGATAACATAGCGAAACACTGCGTAACTAAAACCACCAATCAAGATGATTCAAAAGATACAGTAGATCCGTGCGTTTCATCAAGACATGTCAGACGTCACATtctatcagatttaaaaaatagtgttaaaaaattattaaaatcgagTGTTTATAATTCTGTGTTATCTGATGCAAGCTTCAATCGGATGAATGGAgcccatcaaaataaattagaatatcgAAATAAGAATGTACGAATCATCCAATCTCCTGATAGCGTGAAAACCTCATATCAGATGAAAAACATTACTCAAACTCTCTCTGAAtatcgaaataataataaacaagcCGTCCAATCCACTGATAGCAGAAAGGCTTTCACTTGGATGAAAAGCATTACTCAAAATCACTCAgaatatctaaataataaacGAAACATTCAACCCACAGATAATGTGAAAACCTTCAATCTGATGAAAAACATTACTCAAAATCTCTCAGAATAtcgaaataataatatacaagcTTTTCAATCTACTGAGAAGACTTTCAACTTCTTCAAAGTTAATTCAACTGCTAACTTGGATACTAATGGTATCTTACTTCTGTTAGATACTTTTATTCGAAAGCTAACAGCGAAAAAGCATGACTTTATGTACTACAAAACCGTTTCTGATTTGGAAATACAAGCTAAGGCTCTTAACATCACCGAAGATCTGGAGCAATTCGTGAATGCGTTGGGTGTTATTAAAGCGAATGtgcaaattgatttttttgaaatttattcaatgatttACAAATCTCTTCATTCTGGTAATGTGgctaaatttacagaaaaactaTGTTcgttattaaaagatattttacagccatttcaaattgaaatattcttatCAAAACTGTTTGAAAATGTAACACTAGATTAA